The following proteins come from a genomic window of Streptomyces sp. NBC_00539:
- a CDS encoding helix-turn-helix domain-containing protein: MTDGFPAPVAVANASLAATVTRVAELAGKMGRDVNQVFDLRRLSEASGVPTDVIKTLLDGRRAGEPDLQTRFLQRLDLLRRTRVKPNGRRYTQQEIADGAGMSRQQAGALINGDRRPTMEHCDAIQRFFGVHAGFLTAHDADALTDALQRTEQQLLQDFAGRERETVPAEAASAGDPLARLLQNHGVRGIAWRAAQLPSDKHRDKVTEWLDMLLESVKPNES; the protein is encoded by the coding sequence GTGACAGACGGCTTCCCGGCTCCCGTCGCGGTGGCCAACGCGTCTCTGGCAGCCACCGTCACGAGGGTCGCCGAACTCGCGGGCAAGATGGGCCGCGACGTGAACCAGGTATTCGACCTCCGTCGGCTCTCCGAGGCCTCAGGTGTCCCGACGGACGTGATCAAAACCCTGCTTGACGGCCGGCGGGCCGGCGAACCCGATCTGCAGACCCGCTTCCTCCAGCGGCTGGACCTGCTCCGGCGCACCCGGGTCAAACCCAACGGCCGCCGCTACACCCAGCAGGAGATCGCGGACGGAGCCGGCATGTCCCGGCAGCAGGCCGGCGCCCTCATCAACGGCGACCGGCGGCCCACGATGGAGCACTGCGACGCGATCCAGCGCTTCTTCGGCGTGCACGCCGGCTTCCTCACCGCCCACGACGCCGACGCCCTCACCGACGCCCTCCAGCGCACCGAGCAGCAGCTGCTCCAGGACTTCGCCGGACGCGAGCGCGAAACCGTACCCGCCGAGGCCGCTTCGGCGGGCGATCCGCTGGCAAGACTCCTGCAGAACCACGGTGTCCGGGGCATCGCCTGGCGCGCCGCCCAACTGCCCAGCGACAAGCACCGGGACAAGGTGACCGAATGGCTGGACATGCTCCTCGAAAGCGTCAAACCGAACGAATCATGA